CAcaatattattatcatcatgcTGTCAttggtgttctctctctctctctctctccttcccctctctctgtctctctgtttcttgattttttttgtagccATGGAGATCATGGGCAACCTAAGCAAGGCAGAGGATAACGGTGTTCTGATCTGTGAGTATGTGGACCAGGAGTCGTACCGGGAGGTGATCACCCTGCTCACCCTGCCAGACATCATGCTGGTTATCTCTGCCCTGGAGGTGCTTTATCAGTTGACGGAACTCGGAGAGATCACCTGCTCCAAAATTGCCTCAGTGGACAGGAGCATAGGTATCGCACCTACAAAAGCTCATCCTCTACTGAGGCGTCGATTGTGCTGTCTTCTCTTTTAGtattaaaatactttaaaatagTCGCATACCTTCTTAAGGGACATGCCGTGGTTCACAAACCAAAAGCGTGGAGAAGTGAACAAGTCAACAGTAATAGACGTGTTGTTGTGTTAGACTTTCTCGAATGCAGTTATAAATTACAGATCGGTGAAATATCACGTGCATCTAGTTTCATTATTGATTCCAAACTATAATCTTCTAAATTGctggttgtgtgtttttgttttttatttttataaagatcTCCTGGTGCGTCTAGTGTCGGTCGATTTGCACACGTTCGGACCTGAAGCTCTGACGGCTATTAAACTGATCGAGCACCAGAGCGCAAACAGCCAGGTGGCGGAGGTACGGCCGCAGCTCGTAGAGAACGTACCTACTCCGGTGCAAGGCGCACCTGTGACAGGTAAGAGCTTTCGTTTCTTCTGATAGTCTCGTATATTTGAGGATTTCTTTAATAAGGCGTAAACCAAGGTTTTGAAAACGACATTCAGGTTAAACAAGGGGTATTTTAGTTCATTATTCTTCTGTTTTGGAGAAGTAGGTTGTTTATGGAGCTCAGGTTCTGCCTGATCAGTGTTTCAGAGCACACACATCTTTCTTTCTACTCGGATAGGAAGTAATTTACAGCAGTGGTAAAcctgttgtgtttttatataaaaatagagagagagagctctatATCTCATGGCTCAGCACTGCCCTCTAACGTTCACAACAAACATTACACTTCTCTGCTTTAGAATGTGCGTTTGAACGATAGTGGTCGTCTTTATCCTGTTGATGTTCTCATGCTAAATATGACTTTTTATCTCCTCTGGTTTCATAGTGACAAGAGTTCCTGTCCAGACCAACCCTCCACCTGGCATCGTAGAGATAGATGGAGAAAAGTTTGCTGCTCAGTGGTAAatcctaattattattattttttctttgatAGTTTTCTTAAGGTAACAGTTTAAAAGTGCGAGTAAAAACACACTGCTCTACACAGTCATGCTCCTCAGTGAAGTCGAGTGTTTATCGAACCCAATCCTCCTGACTCACAACAGGCCTcgtttttcaaatttatcctgACTCGTGCGACACCGGGATCGAGCAAAGAGTGGACTGAAATAGTTTTGACACACTTTGTGTTTGGATGCAGTTAGATTGGATTTGGTTATCTGTCTAAGTGGGGTATTGTTTTGTGTGCACCTGCACACCCATGGTTGGGTGTGAGAGATTAAAGGGAAAACCGCTGGCTCGGAGACAATCAAGAGTTAACCGCTAGATCACGCTTTAAAAATTCCCAATGAGCTACCACTTTTTATGTATTACATTGTGtattacactctctctctctctctcactctcactaggCTGAGCGCTCATTACGAGGCGCACGCAGAAGGCTCCGTTTCTCGTTCGGAGATGTACTCGGACTACCTGGCAGCCTGCGGCAAGCTGTCACGTGGCGGTGTTCTCACATCCAATGGTTTTTACAAATGCTTAAGGTGCGCGCGTGCGTCTTTCTCTTAACGTAACAGAAAACGTCTATGATGACAGAGAATGTCTATGTGGTGAAATCATTTTTGATGCTTCATGCACGTGGGCTCGAATTCCTTTTGTTTCTAACAGGACGGTATTCCCGAATCATACGATAAAACGCGCGGAAGAGTCTAAAGTAAACACTCAAGCTCAGATCCATGTAGTTGGTGTGAGGAAGAGGGCAATTCCTCTACCCATTCAACTGTAttaccagcagcagcagcagcagtccTGCCCTGTACCAGGGCCCAAACACGAAGCCTCCTTAGAGCCTCCACATCACACCCAATCAGGTAGGCCACTGGGCTGCTTGTTGCCTTTTTGGGTTacattgtttatttctttgtacTAACGTCCGTCTTTGCGTATATTTTGCTAGCGTTGCCGCCTGGTGTGGGTGGGCAGTTTGTCCGGGCACCAGCACCAAGCCTTACTGCCAACCAGGCAGCACCACCGGTTGCCTTCAACATTCATGGAGCACCACAGCCCCATCCTCATGTTCCCATCGCTCCAGTGCCAGCTCACGCTGCTCCACAAgttccaccaccaccaccttccTCCCCGGCAGCTCCGCCGATGCTTCCACGGCCTAACGACATCCTAAAGACAGCCATGATCCAGAGCTCCATCCCCACAGCGCCCACTGCTCCCCCTGCCTCCAACCATAATAATATTCCCCCTGCAGTCTCTCTACCCCAAGCCCTCCTTCCACATACTCCAGTAACGCTGATACAGAAGGCACTACCACAGGGACACATACTCACTGGAAGAGTACAGGCAGCGTGCCCTCCCTTGGAGCAGCAGCGGCTTCCGGTCCCACAGAGCCAGCAAGCTGCCTCTTCACAGGATACCGTGGTATTGGCCAACCCTCCTCAGTACTCGAACACTCCTTGTACGCCATTGGTGGCAGAAGGGCAGGTGTTCACTGTAGCAGGTGTACAGAGTGCCCAAGGACCACGTGTGACTTTCCAGAACATTGCCCCAAAACCTGCCCTGCAGGCACAGCATCCACTACACCACCAGCcacaccatcaccaccaacagcagcagcagcagcagcaacaacagagcTTGGTTATTGTCAGCCCTAATCCACAGCCCAATCCTGCCTTTGCCCCAGCCATCCACCACATTGTGTTGGCCAACCCCTCAACCATGCAAAATGCCCAGACTATCCAACTTTCCGGGCAACCTGCCACCTCTCCTCAACCAGCCTCTTCCCCTGGTCAGCTCGGCTCTTGCCCCAGTCCGCAGATGCTGTCTCCATCTTCGAATCCCGGCCAGGGCCCTCCTCCCACTGTCAGCCAGATGCTGTCTGTCAAGCGGCAGCAGCAGTTACAGATCCACACatcaccacctcctcctccgccaccaccaccaccccctcCTCCAACCGCTCCCATGGCTCCACCCATGGCCCCCGCCCAGACTACCTCCACAGAATCTAGCTTGATCAAACAATTGCTGCTTCCAAAGCGTGGCCCTACAACGCCAGGAGGTAAGCTTATTCTCCCAGCACCGCAAGTCCCTCCTCCTTCCGCCAGCACCAGGGCACCTAGCCCACAGGTAGTTTACCAGGTAACCAATAGTAGCCAGGGAACTCCGCAAACACCGCAGCTGAATGTACAGCTGATGCAAAGCCCGCTGCAAGGTGCGGGAGCTGTACAGACTGTGCCCATCTCAATCCTACCAGGGCAGATCCTTTCCACCTCCAACCCTGCCACCATCTTACCTAGTAACCAGGTCACCTTCACGGTAGTGCCAAACTCTAGTTTCCCCAATGCTGCTGTTAACAGCCAGGGGACGCCGTCTTCACTGGTTCCACAGACTGGTCTGACCATCAACGCGTCACCCCCCACGCTTGGTTTCCAACTGACCCCGTCCGTACCACCACCGGTGTCTGCCTGCACAACACCTGTGCCACCTTTTCGAGGTGACAAAATCATCTGCCAAAAGGAGGAGGAAGCCAAGGACGCCACAGGACTTCACGTCCATGAGAGAAAGATTGAGGTGATGGAAAACTCCTTGGTAACTGAAGTCTCCACCAAAGCCAGCAACGGGCAGCCTATGGAGGTTGATGGACCTGGGGCCAAGCTGCTCAACGGTAGGAAGTTTGACTCAAGTCTACCTCCATACCACTCAGGGAACAGCCAGCCAGAGGCTCTGCAGGGCACACAGGCACTCAATGGCCCCACCGTGCAGGGCAACGATGGCACGGCCAAACCGACATCGGGAGGCCCGCCCTCTGAATTCAGAAAGCCCCTCGTAAACGGGGTATGTGACTTTGAAAGAGGGGACACAAGTGGTACCCATCCAAGCAA
The genomic region above belongs to Ictalurus punctatus breed USDA103 chromosome 14, Coco_2.0, whole genome shotgun sequence and contains:
- the arid2 gene encoding AT-rich interactive domain-containing protein 2, giving the protein MMANSTGKNVPEQRRKGLAFLDELRQFHQSRGSPFKKVPVVGGKELDLSALYVRVVSLGGFAKVSDKNQWSELGEEFNFPRSCSNAAFVLKQYYLRYLEKYEKVHHFGEDDDEVQPGNPKPSLPIGAIPCSYNYQQHTVSDYLRQSYGLSTDFVPPCDYNKLVLSLLSGLPNEVDFAVNVCMLMSNESKHTMQLEKEPKLVTLLLAHAGVFDDSLGSFSAVFGMDWREKTSRDFAKFWKDIVEDNEVKDLISDKSCTPQDGTGQSAVQTSLFHPQRNMGTSDVEAQRVLQVAVILRNLSFEETNVKQLAVNRTCLRFLLLCAHCTFISLRQLGLDTLANVAGELQLDPVDFRTTHLMFHTITKCLMSRDRFLKMRAMEIMGNLSKAEDNGVLICEYVDQESYREVITLLTLPDIMLVISALEVLYQLTELGEITCSKIASVDRSIDLLVRLVSVDLHTFGPEALTAIKLIEHQSANSQVAEVRPQLVENVPTPVQGAPVTVTRVPVQTNPPPGIVEIDGEKFAAQWLSAHYEAHAEGSVSRSEMYSDYLAACGKLSRGGVLTSNGFYKCLRTVFPNHTIKRAEESKVNTQAQIHVVGVRKRAIPLPIQLYYQQQQQQSCPVPGPKHEASLEPPHHTQSALPPGVGGQFVRAPAPSLTANQAAPPVAFNIHGAPQPHPHVPIAPVPAHAAPQVPPPPPSSPAAPPMLPRPNDILKTAMIQSSIPTAPTAPPASNHNNIPPAVSLPQALLPHTPVTLIQKALPQGHILTGRVQAACPPLEQQRLPVPQSQQAASSQDTVVLANPPQYSNTPCTPLVAEGQVFTVAGVQSAQGPRVTFQNIAPKPALQAQHPLHHQPHHHHQQQQQQQQQQSLVIVSPNPQPNPAFAPAIHHIVLANPSTMQNAQTIQLSGQPATSPQPASSPGQLGSCPSPQMLSPSSNPGQGPPPTVSQMLSVKRQQQLQIHTSPPPPPPPPPPPPPTAPMAPPMAPAQTTSTESSLIKQLLLPKRGPTTPGGKLILPAPQVPPPSASTRAPSPQVVYQVTNSSQGTPQTPQLNVQLMQSPLQGAGAVQTVPISILPGQILSTSNPATILPSNQVTFTVVPNSSFPNAAVNSQGTPSSLVPQTGLTINASPPTLGFQLTPSVPPPVSACTTPVPPFRGDKIICQKEEEAKDATGLHVHERKIEVMENSLVTEVSTKASNGQPMEVDGPGAKLLNGRKFDSSLPPYHSGNSQPEALQGTQALNGPTVQGNDGTAKPTSGGPPSEFRKPLVNGVCDFERGDTSGTHPSKNIPNHKASKHMGNGEVLLPQQVHETFTDSLSPQQSTAKAEQLERLANGPKSSGHSAEISNGPSAQSLDTTGLRQQHPPRNHISPLPAATPTTQNPPGADLATNGTSESRPLKRPAEDGERGASGIPNKVGVRIVTISDPNNAGSSATMVAVPAGVDPSTVAKVAIENVAQQRPSVPATLPETTTRQPVSAQSPPPVVPTAQGAGQSPVPPGDGPQAAALPLEQTRKPGQNFKCLWQACKRWFETPSQVFYHAATRHGNKEVYPGQCLWEGCEPFTRQRLSFITHLQDKHCSREALLAGLKLEETQGSNSNTSKSPPPAGSSPAPPRPQKAIVNHPSAALMALRRGSRNLVFRDFTDDKEGPLTKHIRLTAALTLKNIAKYSDRGQKLVKRHENHLSVLALSNMEVSTTLAKCLYELTRTLQA